In one Chitinophaga sancti genomic region, the following are encoded:
- a CDS encoding M13 family metallopeptidase, producing MKSIYALQLSLLAAISWSACNNSTTTEQAGTSKDTSKIPAFDVSSIDSTVKPCDDFDQFVNGNWKKNNPVPSTESRWGAFNVLDKQNKEIRLKGIILDLASKTNLKKGTEEQQISDFYRSFYDTVTIEKLGITPLQPYLDKINAIKTVEDWVKVSGELQNLGISTVAGFYIGADSRNSKMNAVYENQGGLSLGEKSYYERTDSATKTVRDEFVKHVDKQFSQAGFKDANPGQTILDFETKLAKLQLTNVQLRDPVATYNKVAFAELKKLAPEFNWDGYAEVQQVKTDTIILENKAYVTNSAKLVKATPLETLKTYARWQTLSHFAGLLPKAIDNENFHFFATVMRGTKAQKPRLERSIRATDATMGYPLGKLFVKQYFPESSKQKVSEMIENVRAVYGERIDSLKWMSPATKEMAHKKLKSFTYKIGYPDKWKDYSSIDVKPGTLIENVISATNYKHKEEIDKIGKPVDKSDWEMTPQTVNAYYNPLNNEVVFPAGILQPPFFNANADDAINYGGIIAVIGHEFTHGFDDQGSQFDAEGNLSNWWTPADRKNFMALANRYIHFFNGIEVLPGFHINGALTIGENIADLGGLTLAYHALEKSLKGKPAPAKIDGFTWQQRFFLGWAQVWHGNSTEAALRNQVQTDPHSPASSRIDGPLAHLKEFNDAWGCTGGKMTLADTARVVIW from the coding sequence ATGAAGAGCATTTACGCTTTACAACTATCGTTGTTGGCTGCCATCTCCTGGTCTGCCTGCAACAACAGCACTACAACAGAGCAGGCGGGGACAAGCAAGGACACATCAAAAATTCCCGCGTTTGACGTGAGTTCCATTGACAGTACTGTAAAACCCTGCGACGATTTCGACCAGTTTGTAAACGGCAACTGGAAGAAAAACAATCCCGTTCCTTCTACAGAAAGCCGTTGGGGAGCTTTCAATGTTCTTGATAAACAGAACAAAGAAATCAGGCTGAAAGGCATCATCCTGGATCTGGCCAGCAAAACAAACCTGAAAAAAGGTACAGAAGAGCAGCAGATCTCCGATTTTTACCGTTCATTCTATGATACTGTTACCATCGAAAAACTGGGTATCACCCCGTTACAACCTTACCTGGATAAGATTAACGCCATCAAAACTGTGGAAGACTGGGTAAAAGTATCCGGTGAACTCCAGAACCTGGGCATCAGCACTGTAGCCGGTTTCTACATCGGCGCTGACTCACGTAACAGCAAAATGAACGCTGTGTATGAAAACCAGGGCGGTCTCAGCCTCGGCGAAAAGAGCTATTACGAAAGAACTGACAGCGCTACCAAAACTGTACGTGACGAATTCGTAAAGCATGTGGATAAACAATTCTCACAGGCAGGTTTCAAAGATGCAAACCCAGGTCAAACGATCCTGGACTTCGAAACCAAACTGGCAAAACTGCAACTGACCAACGTACAGCTGCGTGATCCGGTAGCTACATATAATAAGGTGGCTTTTGCTGAACTGAAAAAACTGGCGCCGGAATTTAACTGGGATGGTTATGCTGAAGTACAGCAGGTGAAAACCGATACCATTATCCTGGAGAACAAGGCATATGTCACCAATTCAGCGAAACTGGTAAAAGCAACACCGCTGGAAACCCTGAAAACATATGCACGCTGGCAGACGCTGTCTCACTTTGCAGGTCTCCTGCCAAAGGCGATCGACAACGAGAACTTCCATTTCTTCGCAACTGTAATGCGTGGAACAAAGGCTCAGAAACCTCGCCTGGAGCGCTCTATTCGCGCTACAGATGCAACGATGGGCTATCCGCTGGGTAAACTGTTCGTAAAACAATATTTCCCTGAAAGCTCCAAGCAGAAGGTATCTGAAATGATCGAAAATGTACGTGCCGTATATGGTGAAAGGATCGACAGCCTGAAATGGATGAGTCCAGCCACCAAAGAAATGGCGCACAAAAAGCTGAAATCATTTACCTATAAGATCGGTTATCCTGATAAGTGGAAAGATTATTCCAGCATTGATGTGAAACCAGGTACCCTGATCGAGAATGTTATTTCTGCAACCAATTACAAACACAAGGAAGAGATCGATAAGATCGGGAAACCTGTGGATAAATCAGATTGGGAAATGACACCGCAAACCGTGAACGCGTATTACAACCCGCTGAACAACGAGGTGGTATTCCCGGCTGGTATCCTGCAACCTCCTTTTTTCAATGCGAATGCTGATGATGCGATCAACTATGGTGGTATCATTGCGGTGATCGGACATGAATTTACCCATGGCTTTGATGACCAGGGTTCACAATTTGATGCAGAGGGTAACCTGTCAAATTGGTGGACACCTGCAGATCGTAAGAACTTCATGGCATTGGCGAACAGGTATATCCATTTCTTCAATGGTATTGAGGTACTGCCAGGTTTCCATATTAATGGTGCGCTGACAATTGGTGAGAACATTGCGGATCTGGGTGGTCTGACACTGGCTTACCATGCACTGGAGAAATCACTGAAAGGTAAACCAGCGCCAGCGAAGATCGATGGCTTTACCTGGCAGCAGCGTTTCTTCCTGGGTTGGGCGCAGGTTTGGCATGGCAACAGTACTGAAGCTGCATTGCGCAACCAGGTACAGACAGATCCTCACTCTCCGGCCAGCAGCCGTATTGATGGTCCGTTAGCACACCTGAAAGAATTTAATGATGCGTGGGGTTGTACTGGTGGTAAAATGACATTGGCGGATACTGCGAGAGTAGTGATCTGGTAA
- a CDS encoding YHS domain-containing protein — protein sequence MKKTLYIVFATIAAGAFAACNQHSTEKAAAKADSAMSSVTQTTEDTTALQPIAGKLGDPVCGMPYDTMFHEFSVYKKDTVHFCSPTCKRVFDKNPEKFAAKLGL from the coding sequence ATGAAAAAGACGCTTTACATAGTATTTGCTACTATAGCAGCAGGTGCATTTGCGGCCTGCAATCAACATTCCACTGAGAAAGCTGCCGCAAAGGCAGACTCTGCGATGAGTTCTGTCACTCAGACAACTGAGGATACGACAGCTTTACAGCCGATAGCCGGGAAACTGGGTGATCCGGTATGTGGCATGCCTTATGATACTATGTTCCATGAATTTAGCGTTTATAAGAAAGATACGGTGCATTTTTGTTCTCCAACGTGTAAGCGTGTATTCGATAAGAATCCGGAGAAATTTGCAGCTAAGCTGGGTCTGTAA
- a CDS encoding replication-associated recombination protein A, which produces MEPLAERLRPQTLDELVGQEHLTGKDSILRKALQQGKIPSMILWGPPGVGKTTIANIIAHTLEVPFYTLSAIAAGVKEVREVIEIARRQGYAVLFIDEIHRFNKSQQDALLGAVEKGIITLIGATTENPSFEVNAALLSRSQVYVLKPLSEEQLLQLLHQAMEKDEWLGSRQIELKETRALFNISGGDARKLLNLFELVVNTLQQESPIVITDQKVMDIAQQRVAIYDKTGEQHYDIISAFIKSIRGSDPNAAVYYLARMIEGGEDVKFIARRLLISASEDIGNANPNALLLATSCFQAVTMIGYPEARIILSQCTTYLAASAKSNASYMAINNALSVVNKTGDLPVPMNIRNAPTKMMKEMGYNKGYEYSHDYEGSFSPQEYLPEQIKGMKLYDPGKNPREDELRKHLRSLWKEKYGY; this is translated from the coding sequence ATGGAACCATTAGCAGAGCGGTTACGGCCTCAGACACTGGATGAGCTGGTGGGACAAGAACACCTGACCGGAAAAGATAGCATCTTACGTAAAGCCCTGCAACAGGGGAAGATTCCCTCCATGATCCTGTGGGGCCCTCCCGGTGTAGGTAAAACGACGATTGCCAACATCATTGCACATACCCTGGAAGTACCCTTTTATACCCTCAGCGCCATTGCTGCTGGTGTAAAGGAGGTGCGCGAAGTGATCGAGATCGCACGCAGACAAGGGTATGCTGTATTGTTTATTGATGAAATTCATCGTTTTAATAAAAGTCAGCAGGATGCCTTGCTGGGTGCAGTGGAAAAAGGGATCATCACCCTGATCGGTGCAACGACGGAAAATCCCAGTTTTGAAGTGAATGCGGCCCTGCTGAGCAGAAGCCAGGTATATGTACTCAAACCATTGAGTGAAGAACAGCTGTTACAGCTGCTGCATCAGGCGATGGAAAAGGATGAGTGGTTAGGGAGTCGCCAGATAGAACTGAAAGAAACCCGTGCCCTGTTCAATATTTCCGGTGGTGATGCCCGCAAATTGCTGAACTTATTTGAGCTGGTGGTGAATACCCTGCAACAGGAATCGCCTATCGTGATCACGGATCAGAAGGTGATGGACATTGCACAACAACGGGTAGCTATCTACGATAAGACCGGCGAACAACATTACGATATCATCTCTGCTTTTATTAAATCTATCAGGGGGAGTGATCCGAACGCAGCCGTATATTATCTCGCAAGGATGATAGAAGGAGGAGAAGATGTGAAGTTCATTGCAAGGAGATTGCTCATCTCTGCTTCTGAAGATATCGGTAATGCGAATCCCAATGCATTGTTATTAGCTACGAGTTGTTTCCAGGCGGTGACGATGATCGGGTATCCGGAAGCGAGGATTATCTTATCTCAGTGTACCACTTACCTGGCTGCTTCTGCGAAGAGTAATGCATCTTACATGGCAATAAATAATGCCTTGTCTGTAGTGAATAAAACAGGAGACCTGCCGGTGCCGATGAATATCAGGAATGCGCCTACGAAGATGATGAAGGAAATGGGGTACAACAAAGGATATGAATACTCTCATGATTATGAAGGGAGTTTTTCTCCGCAGGAGTACCTGCCGGAGCAGATCAAAGGCATGAAGCTGTATGATCCGGGGAAGAACCCGAGAGAAGATGAGTTGAGGAAACACCTGAGAAGCTTGTGGAAAGAAAAATATGGATATTAA